AAGAGTAGGAAGATTTTGCAGACCGTTAATACGACCTGCTAGGAAGGTAAGAGAGAACAGCTATATTGAATTAGTTGTAATTAGGTGTTATTCACTCAGCTATTGTTACCTAGAGGATCTGCTGCCTCAACAGCCACAAATGCGTTAACTTATCAAGAGGTATATCGTGTGTTAGTAGACAAACGTCATAATTTTCATTGTAACAGTCACTATTCAATGTACCAGAGACTAAAGTGTCACAACTCAAGAATGGTTTAGCTGTTGCATCAGAAGACAGTGGAATTGGCACTTGTACAGTGAGTGTCAGTACAGGTGTCCTTTAACACTAACCACTCTAAGCTAGGTTGGACTATGGATTGACAGCGGTAGTCGATTTGAAACATTAGAGACAAATGGGGTAGCACATTTTTTGGAACACATGGCTTTTAAGGTAAGAGCTTTGTTACATAATGATTTCAATTTTTTTACTTATTTCCTACTGTCGCAATCATATTGAATAGAATAGTGTAGTTAAATTTAGTATGTTGCATGTTAGGGGACAAACAGAAGGAGCCAAACACAGCTGGAGTTAGAGATAGAAAATATGGGAGGTCACCTCAATGCTTACACATCCAGAGAACAGACAGCTTACTATGCCAAGGTGTTCTCCAAAGATCTTCCTCAAGGTAAAATGTTACAGCTTATGTTGTAagtatgtgtaatgtgtgttGTTTTGCCATCAGCTGTGGACATATTGTCTGATATGTTGCTGGATTCCACTCTTGGTGAAAGAGAAATACAAAGAGAGCGAAGTGTTATTTTAAGAGAAATGCAGGTTAGTTATCATGTGTAGTTGTAATAGAACTAAAATACTATACGGTACACAGTGTATTTTAAAGTATACACTATATCAACTCAAGCATGTGTAGAAAGAATTAAGGCTATGATAGATAAAAAGCTGTTCTCATTTTCACAGTGAAGTTGCAAGCATGCTATACATGCATTCAGAGCAGATTATAACTATCGtttatctgacattatgtcagatcaaagtctAAGTTGATCTGACGTGACCTGACATTGTATAACAATGAATGTGCAAGGTAGCCAATCTACTCTAGGGATTTTAAATGCTTTGACATTGCAAATGATGATTATTTTGACACCTAAAACTCCTTACACTGCATCATTGTTAAGCCACCACATAATGAATCTATAGTAGTATTGACGATGATGAAAATCCATCCCAATGCAATTTTTTGTTTAGCTAGATCTAGAATTTTAAACAGGGGTAGAGAAACATTATGCGTATGAGTTATACTGGGATTGAAATTAGTAAGCAATGAAGTGGATGGGCATAATTATTCTAGCTAGTAATCATTATCATACTGCAGGACATTTAAAAGGCTGTTGAAGCCATTTGGACAGTGTCTGAACTTGATGCAGAATACACACTTTGTTGAAAGGTGAATGAGACTTTTTTTTTCAgcactgattgctctattagagtagctgactgctctattttagagtattttgatcctTTTTTTTTTTAGCAGAAAGTGGTCGGCCATCCTTGACCAATTTAGTAGGTAATCAGGCAGTCTTCAAGCTAATATATCTGATATCCAACTGCTCTGCATGCATTTATATCAATGTCTGGTCTGGTTCATAATTACAGTGAAATCTCTAATCTAATTAAGGACTAGTTTATGTCATTGGTCTCTCTACTGCTACACACATTTTTGTACTGGGTCATTATTAGGAGGTTGAAACACAAGTGGAAGAAGTGATTTTCGACCATCTCCACTCCATTGCTTATCAAGATACTCCACTGGGCTGGACCATATTAGGCCCATCAGAAAATATCAGGTAGAGCTATATCAGTGTGATGGTATCTTAATAGTTAGTTGTGTTGTTCTTGTAGGAGCATCAGTCGTAAAGATCTTGTGGATTACATCTCCACTCACTACACTGCTCCTCACATGGTGCTGGCTGCAGctggaggtgtgtgtgtgtgtgtgtgcgtgcatgcgtgcgtgtgtacatGCTTTGTTATATGAAATACAGTGATTGTGTATGCTAGGTGTGAGCCATGAAGAATTAGTCTCACTTGCTGAGAAACACTTTGCTGGCCTATCGTCACGTGACGAATATGTTGATATTACACCTTGTAGATACACTGGTAGTGAGGTATGTCTGTCTGTAGTATATGTACTAgtaagagtaaataatggaagagagagtatccaactgccattactgcatcaaaaatgagcacatcaagtagagaagccatcctggagtgctatcaaagtaagtgttgaatgaagtaataaacaccttctagctcagactgtttgacttcaaatcatgcctgggCACTTCAAACAatctgagctagaaggtgtttattacttcattcaacgttttctttgaaagcactacaggatggcttctctacttgagtgctcatttttgatgcagtatatggcagttggatactctctcttccattatttactcttggtactagtgtacataattaaaaatgaattagggatccaagcgataaaagcTATTGAAGCAAGAGAAATGTTCCCTCACATCTATTCTTCATTGTTTCTACTGCTGCGGCATGGGCACTAGTTGGCCAGTCGCTTcgtatagatagatagatatttTTAACTCCACACAATCGGCTTCCTTACAGGAGAACATATTACAATATACATACGTACTatattacaaaaacaaacactacagttagctacagttacaagttcagttacaaacaggacaatacatacacaaaatgatcATTACAAAAACTATTCAAATAGTGTTTGGTAGTGCTATTGTGGAGGGAAGCTGGTACAATGGGATGCTTTATATCTAAAGAATCACTGTGAGAAGGTAAAGTTGTATCGATATGGAGATTGGAGACATTAAAAAATGGCTTAACCCTTGTATGATAATGGGTTTAGGTGCTACCAAAGTGAATGGGTGGCTCCAAGGGGATACATCTAGTATGATGGTATTGGTGTAACATTACAGACAGGATGACATTGAATGAGATATTGAAATGGCAGCCACTGCAAATGCTGGCAATACAGCGACATAATTAATGATCTCAAGGATTTAAATTTTCATTATCAGACGAATATGAATGAATGAGATGTATCgatatatgaatgatgatattacaaccTTGGGAAGACccctacattattattattattattattattattattattgctttatggtgtaaacacaccaaaggtctgttggtaacatgtaccaacagccgcgaaagtacattacattacattacttatttacctacttacttacttacttatatacacacatacatacagattctacaagtagttcaggtttgaggtgggtggatgtgactggtggcatcttgagcaaggacagagatagtgcaatgagcaattgttgttatcttcaaagttagttataaaatgatcccagggaaaagtttttagttttgattttagcagaggaaacgttagatccaagttaaggataggcatggcattccagagagttggtaatctatggaaataagaatgtctagatacgttatttaaatgatgagggatgatcaatttgttgctagtattagctgagctgaagttgatatgatcatgaatattgaactgtttagattgtaccttgattgatttgattgcaaATAATATATCTTGTAACTCGAACAGGTACATCAGAGGAAGGATCCTTAGTTTTACTAGACGGGTTTTGTAACTACTGGTGTAATCATTTAATAGATACTTAGTGGCACGGTGCTGGATTTGCTCGAGAGttaaaatgtctttcatcagGTGTGGACGCCATAGTTGGGTGCAATAGAGCAGCTGAGATCGAACCATTGAAATATATAATGTGACCAATGTAGAAGTAGAATGGGTAGAAGCAATAGTACGACGTATTAGTCCCAATACCTTATATGCACGAGCAGAGATTGATTTGTAGTGTTTGTCCCAACTTAGATTCTCAGATAATATGAGCCCTAAGTCCTTGTGTGAGTCATTATGTGGTATAGTAATATCCGAAATGGTGTAGGTGGTTTCTAACTTGCATTTAAATGATAAATGTACGAATTTTTTTAGATTAAAATTCAGATCTGTCTCTCTGGACCAAGTAAATAAAGCGATGATATCTTCTTGCAGAGCGATGTAGTCAGATGTAGTACAGATGTGCATGAAACACTTGGTATCATCGGCAAATTTTAGGAGTTGGTTTTGGTGTATATATGATGTCATGTCATTTATATAAATTAGAAATAGCATGGGGCCAAGTATGCTgccctggggcacacctgagAGAACTGGCAGTAAATCGGAGTAACAGTTGTTAATGCAAAcacgttgatatcgatcagtcaGATATTCCCCGAACCAAGCCCAGAGTGTACCAGTTATTCCAGCAGACCAAAGCTTGTTGAGCAAGATGGCATGAGATACGGTATCGAAGGCTTTACTGATATCGAAGTACACCACATCAGTTTGTGAGGGGCTGTTAATTATGTAGTCTAGGAAAATTAGCATTTGTTGTAAGGTTGAACAGTTTTTAGTGAAACCAAACTGAGAACAACTAATATATTTACTAATGTGAGTGATAATTTTGTTGTAGATTAGTCTTTCAAGAACTTTAGATGTGTTGGATAGGAGCGAGATGGGACGATAATTTCTTACAGAACAATGGTCGCCAGCTTTGAAGATAGGTATTACTTtgtgaattttccagctagaagGTAAGGTGGCATGACGTAGTGACATGGAAAACAGATGATGTAGTAGCTCACACAGAGGTCCTGCACAGCTGTGAAGTACTTTAGGAGCAATTCTGTCAATGCCGCAAGATTTCTCAACATCTAATGAAATGAGAGCTTCAAAAACATCAGTGACAGTAATAGTTATGGAGTTTAAGGATTCATGTGTGGTGGGTAATTGTCATGGTTTGCTGGTGAAGATGAATTGTGAAAAACAGAGTGGAAATATTGATTAAACAAATTGGCCTTGCTGGAGTCAGTGCTAGCAGATGAAGAGTCAAAGTTCATGATAGGAGGATTAGTATTAGACTTAGTGATAGATTTTagatatttaaatattttgttgttgttagttGGGGCAGAGGTGAAATTCATAGTTCTGTTTGGCTGCTTTTATTTTGTCTTGAAGAGAGTTCTCAAGGGAGTCAATGATATGGGAAATGTGATATGTTGGGTGCCGCTTATTTCTACGTCGAAGAGTTCTGAGACGTTTGATGCAGTGCCTTATTTCTGAATTGAACCATATGGGGTGTCGGTCTGAATGAACTTTATTTACAGGAACGAACAGTTCCATGGCTGTAATTATCTGATATTCAACAATGTGCCATATATACTCAACGTCATCACTTGAATAGCATGATGTAAAGTCAGAGCAACATAGGTAGCCATGTAAACCTTGGTAGTCACCTTTGGAATAACCAAATGTAAAGTAAGTGGTTGGCCTAGAAGACATTGTAGTACTTGTAGACAGTGAAAAGGTAATGTTGAAGTGATCAGATGGTAGTAGTGGAGTTGAATGGACTTGTAAATTGGAATATTGTCATCTAAATTAGTAAGAACCAGGTCTAGTATGTTGCCATGATTATGGGTAGGTATGTCAATGAGCTGACTTAAACCAGTCTGGAAAACCAGATCACAAAACTGATTGGAAGGAAGAGAATGACTTGACAATGAGTCCCAGTCTATGTCTGGAAAGTTAAAATCACCAAGAATGATTAATTGATCAGAAGCATTAGATAAATTTGAAAGAAAATCGAACAGGGTTTCATAATAAGTAGCAGTACTGTTGGGAGGTACGTAAACTGTGCAAACGGTGACAGGATTAGGTAGATTCAGTATGACACATATGGCTTCCAAGTTTACAGGTGAAGTTAACTTCTGGGAGGAGATTTTGTCGTTGACTGCAATGAGGACCCCACCACCACGAGATTGACGATCGTGACGAAACAGGGTATAATTGGAGGGTagaatttcattatcaaatatGCTATCGGAAAGCCAAGTTTCTGTTAAACCAATTATATCAAACCATTTAGAGTAAACTACAGATTGGAATTTCTGGAGTTTATTTACTATACTTCTGGAATTGGTATAAAAAAAAGAGAGTCATTGAGAGGTAGGTGTGACAACTTCCATTGTAGAATTACTATTAGAAGTGTTTGATGCTTCAGATCTAGATTTAGGTACAAAGGTTGAATCAACTAGTTCACCATGTATTTGGTTTTTAACGTAAATTTTAGTGCCACGAATTTTAATGTGTTTTTTATCAGTTCCTGAACTAATCAGGCTCCAACGTTCCTTTAATAGTAGTTGCTCTCTCAGCTTTTCTTCTTTGCTCATATCCGGTTTGACTTGTGTGCCTTCGGGGATTTTGGATCTATTGTAAAGGATAGTATTTACATCAAAAGCACGAGATAATTTCACAAGTAGAGGTCTTGGCTTTGTTCTAGTTGAATCGAACTTTCCCAGTCGGAAGCAGTCTCTAATAGACTGTTCAGTGATGTCATTATTTGCTTCCTTCAAAATGTGGACACAACAATCGATATCTGACTTAGTGCGGGCACTCCTAGGAGTGCCAGTGGGTTTCTCTTTGATGCCATAAACCACGACATTGAATTTGCGATCTATGGGATTGTCAGGCACAGCTACATGTTTGTTGTTTGGTGAAGGAGTAGACTGTGATTTGCTGGTAGAAGGTTCTGAAGTGATCAGTTGTGGCTCTGGAATGATATGTTGAGTGATACCAACAATTTTCTTGGGTTGGGGACTTTCAGCTTTCAAGTCTGTGACTTCTTTTTTGAGGCTATCAATGGCGGATGTAAGCTCATGTAGTTGCTGCTCTTGAATGGCTAGGCGACAGTGGGGACAGTAGAATGGATCATCTCCATCTTGGTAGACTTTATAAAGTGTTTGTGAGAGACCGGCACACTGCCTGTGAATCCAGGCGTTGCAGGTACTTTCACAGTATATGGCTTCTTGTCCTTCTGCATCTTTTGTGGCATCTATGATAGGGTCCAAACAGATTGGACAGATCGTTGCATCAGAATCACCAGGTGAGTTTGGCGGTGGTCGCTTCCTCTTGGAACGTGGGGTTGTTGTCATTTTGCCGCCTCAATCTAAATAAAGAACACCATGAAGAAAAAACGAACCTGAAATCACAGTGACTAGCCTTAGGTGGTACCGTTATTAATAAcatgccacggtacaacagcgtcTCAACGTAGTGGCGGAGAACACGACAGGAAACAGTCCTGAGCAAAAACAGCATAAACGTTTCCCACCAGATCACGTACATTAAcatgtaacaattattttgttcaatgccaaagtaattTTCCCACATGGcgatgttgtaataccatcattcgtaTGTCTTGTCGCaatagtttttatcgcttggatccctacttcatttttaaatttaagtttttaaatacatgtagctatgatatacgtttgtgactgttctattagaatattaaaCATGCTAGTGTGACTGCAGCtagtttattagagtatctctagtgaAATACACAGGACGTGTAATGTTATCTATGTGGAATACTGGGCAATGGCACAATGCCACCTTAATGACCATTCTACAGTCAACACGCATGCATGAAATTAACAATTGCAACACATAAAGCTACTACTATTAAAGCCTACAATGTTAactaaatacagtcagtattacTGTTACATATGCAAGCATGGTCGCTTTATATAATTTCGTTGTGTCTAAATACGGAACATGTTGACACATGCCTTGATATGGCTTCGTTGTATGAAGATGACAACCAGCATGattaaaaataaaatgaaaaGCAAGGTGCAGACGACAggcacttgttggaaccccaaaaggcacatgccactggtgagtttgttattgtggctaGTGCTGGGCGatagcaaaattttcacaagaTGATTGATAGTAATGAAAAtattacaataacaatattattgTATCACGATAGTATCTCAATGACAGATCAGtagttagctgcttgtacaattgAGAATTTTATACCTAATCATTGCTCCTTTCTTGTGAAAAGACAAGAATATGGTTTATGAATAGAACTACTTAGTAGTCATTTAGTGTTACATTCATCACTATAGTGTAGAGGCTAAATGCCACGAAAATTAATATCACGATTCTCGATATTTTTAGACTATTGCCCAGCTCTATTGATTGTGGTGTAAATATGTTGGTCATTTGATGCATTATTTAGCCTCTAgctttgtgactgtggtcaggcaagaCAGTAAGGAAGACAGACTAAAATTCTAGTTTGGgtgttgtttttttcttctgtaAGAGTTTTATTGTTATTTCTGGCATTAGTAATTACCACTAAAACTCGTGCTTTTCATCGCATAAGATATTTGGTGAGTTTTTATGGGCAGGAATTATGGGAGCATGTGCCACTTGGGGGGGGGGgtactactgtattgtatgataatCATGTGTGTACTTGTTCCATTATTGTTTTTATAGACCAGGATCCGTGATGATGACATGCCATATGCCCATGTTGTGATTGCTGTAGAGGTAAGAATCACTTTGTCATTGGGTGTGTAGCATATGGCTTCATGCAGTTGTGAATGTACCCTATagtaggaaatttttgaaaggttaaattttcagAAAAGAGTGCCTGATTATAAGTTTGaaataatattttcaaaaattaccaCGCTGCACCTTAGATAATTAACTAGAAGGGTTTGTGAATTCCGCGCACTAGTTAAGTGGAGGAAGCTAACAATAGTTGCATCAATCATTTACATTAGAATATTATGTTGCTGTGATTGTAGCTACAGTTAAGTTCAACGACCATCTGCATGGCTTTGGTAGAATCGTGTCCAGTTACCCTTTCCTCTTTCGTAGCTTGACTGAACCGTGTTGTTGGACTATTTCAACTGGTCTGCAGATTGAGCTATGGCTAGTTGACTTTCTTAGCCCTTCCAGCTATTTTCACTTTGGCTAGGATAACAAGACTTCAAGATTCGTGGTCTCACTTGCGATCAAGCTCGCAATCGTGTGAAGTTGAATCGGCTTCAgtgcctagctagctactgaggtCTGTATAGTAGCTAACTAACCAATATAGTAAACAAACACTCGAACTTTGTTTATACAGCACTTCTAAGATGTAATATTGGTCATTGTAGCTAGCTTCGGATAAATTATGAAAAATCATTTCAAAAACACATtgttattttaattttttcgaaaatttaaccttttgaaaatttcccactatattatatagttatacaacggccacgagtgctctgcctgatataaacgcacgagcctgagggccgtcaggcccgaaggcaagtgcgtttatacaggcagagcacgagtgcacgttgtataactgttatgtaccactcacctaataggtggggagagtctcacaagacagctgtaacacttataaaggccaggtttctaacatcgattgtgggtaaccaagccagacgttgcgatgatgttctccctgcagtactgcagccacctgagatattgagagctagtacgctatgggttatatcactaacctgcattcgctgttcgactctcatcatgtagtgctcagcatgccagcgtgccatatagactaagcaccagactaatcaccagtgattctctcgagcgaaaaaaagcagctaaatagacggtttaagtaaacaaaacctaactactaaacgatactagtctaattcttactattcacactggctaaactcgaatctggtggcatgacaaaactggttcccacaatcgaacgtaaaggttagtattatttagaatatatttgttttattgagtcattgtcgaagtggactacagtttaatctgggctaaggtggcaccagactagtaaggtgtaaaagtacgtttatatatatgtagactagagttgtggccacccgcgttggctttttcgattgccattggctgctgtaaacattatacgtattggtgacgttatggcccacaatcgacctttacatgtcaggctataaaagaattcgagtgatctgtgaaatGTCTTTCctcctattaggtgaggtgtcgtagtggtcttcgccaccggcacttgtgctatactgcacaaaaccgcagccagtgcaatatctgtatattgcactgcggtcagtgcattataacttataatgcactcgttgtggtctacaaaaccgcaaccagtgcgttataagttataatgcactcgctgcggtctgcagcagtgcaatatacaaattatggcactggcggtgcctttgaactgcccacgcagagtggtatatatatatatattatatatagtatCAGGATAGCCAATTAACAGATCTGCTGCATGTTAACACTGGTATGCTGTATTTTCTTCATACCACACAATATTGCAGCAGCAAAGTATAAAGTCTAAGCATGATACTTGGTCCCATTGAAATTGATAATTTTGAAGGGCCTGAAGTTAAATTTGAGTGAGATGAGCAAATGTAACACTGGTATTTCCTTCTTATTGCACAGCAACTTTGTAACTCTTACTATAACActataaacaaaacaaaacatgtTCCAGTCCTATTTCCAGAGATCATGTGAACCCGATCGACTTTGCTGTGCTTGAGCATTCAGTGGCGAGATATGTAGAGAGCAAGTGGAACACAAGGAATGGGTTGGCTGCTTTTTGCCATTGCTCATCTCACTCATTATAAGCCTTTCATCAAATTAGGTCCCAAATCAACACTGGTAGAATTAAAGCGTAGAGAAAAGCAGCAAACCTCTAAGAAACAAGCATTAATGGTATACATCATTTTATCATGTCCAGCATGTCAGAATACATTACCTGGAACTGAACACACAAACAACCTTATCACTATAAACCCTATAGCTTGGCACCCATAAACAAAACACCAAGGTCACCACTaccaggagcccataagtgcTGTGAGGCACCTTGTGGAGCTTATGAGCTCCTACTAGCATTACAAAAGCAATTGACACAAAGTGTTTTTGGAGGTCTAGCCAACAGCAGGTAACTAACCCAGGAATCATTCCTTCAGGCCACAGGCCAGTACACAACAAAGGCCACTAGATGATCACACAGGGCAACAACGACATGGGGCAAAGTCCATTTGTCAGACATCTTACTATCCCCATCTCTTTCTGTGGCATAGCCATTGTTTGAAGTAGAACCTCTGGAATCCGTGCTCCAATCTGCAGTCCATAGTATGTCAGTCATGAGAACCCCATTCTCAGCTGCTGGTGTACTGAAAGCTCCACAGACTGAGTGGTGTGCCAACCATGAGAGGTAATTGCCTTGTGGTGTTGATGTAAGGGGTTAGCTCCACTTGAGTGAAACTGACTGGTTTTGTCTTCATAGCGTCTTGAGCACTCAGTTTCTTGTCCCAAGTAAATGCCTGGGGGGTGCTCCAACAGTCTTCTTCTTCCATAGATAGGTGGATGCTATCTGGTCAATATAACCAAAGTCTTAGGTATAGTGCTTGGAGCTCTGACACCCTGTTAACACTCACAAGGGCCATTTGGTTGACAAGTCTATGACTCAGTTAGGGACAGGTCCCCAAGGTGTTGTGCCACCACtacatgccccaccccccaacCAGTACAAATCTAACAGTGTTGTGGATGGTCATGAAAATAAAACAGCTTTAATTTTAATGGAGTATACACTAGGTATAAGGCTAATTGGTATGACCATGTGACAGTACCTTGTAATGACATCATTTTCTTCCTTTTATAATGATCCTACAATAAGTTAAACATGTTGATAGCATTCTGAAATGGGTAATTGTTCCATCATGATGTGTGTACCATATAGGGTGTGGGTTGGGCACATCCAGACTACATCCCATTGATGATAGCTAGTATGGTAAGGTCCATACTGTTATGGTTGAGTTGTGTTATCACTCATCTCAGCTGGTAGGCAACTGGGATCGATCATTAGGTAGTGGTACTCAGATGGCCAGCAGACTTgctcaggtgtgtgtgtgtatgcgtgcgtgtgttgtgtgtgagtgTCTGTTGTTGAATAATATGATATTGTGTTCTCCATTTAGCATGTTGCTTCTGGCAGTTCTGCTCGTGGCTTCATGTCTTTCAACACATGCTACACAGACACTGGTTTATGGTTAGTGTAATGTACACAACCATGTGATGTGTATCTTTAATTATCAGGGGTATTTACTTTGTGGCTGATCGTATGCACATTGATGATtttgtgtggaaagttcagGAGGAATGGTGAGGTTACTACTTTGTTATGCTCTGTCAATATGATGGTGTTCTGGTAGGAAACACATTTGTACACATGTGACAGAAGCTGAAGTTGCTAGAGCAAGGaatgtatttaaaaccagcCTCTTCATGCAGTTAGatggtgtgtgtttgtgtgtctgtgCTTGTGTCTGCATCTGTGTAATAAGACCAGAGATAAAATTTGTGCATGAATTATAAGAGACATGGCAATAGGCTTTCTTTTGGTAACACTCTCCTAAcaaaatgatgttgatgatgtgTGTGTCAGTTGGTGGAGGTTTCTTCATACTAATGACCAATGTGATGAGGTCCCTAATACAGGATCGGTGATCATATGAGTGAGATGAGCAAATGTAACATAAGGGTGCATGCACCCTTGGCATGAAATAGAAgcttgcttataaaaataatatccATTGCAGCATATCCTTCACCTAATGGAAGTCACAGGTTTGTGGGACTTGACATGAAATTCTCCAGCCTACTTATACAGCCATTTTCTCATACTGATGAAGGCAGTCCATTATGCAGAACCGCTTGTCCCATGGAAAGGGTCCAAATTTGGTTGCATCCCCACTTAGGCTAAGCAACCTAAAGAGCATGTCttctgcttttaccattatctCAAGGTTTGGCTTGCAGATACTACATAAACATAACCAACTTCCATCATCTTGCTGCAGTGTGGCAGACTAATTCACTATGAAGCCCAGTCAAGTGACCTCTTGAGCTGGAGTACTCTACTGTTCCAACCCACTTGTCTCACTAGCCAGTTACCTGTCTTGACGACTCTTGAGCCATCAAAAGCAGATAATTGGCCCTGTCTTCTTGACTTTACATGATTTGTAAGGCTTAAAGCTACTTTTTCCAGGGCAGCAACTAGAATCTACAAGATTATGTATGGAAATCACCTAATTTTAAATGACAAGCTTTGAAGTACAGCTTGTATAAGAATAGTTGAGCTGTATTTTGTAGCTGGTCTTAATTTTTCATGCTTTATTCTGGAATGTATCTGGATATTGAAATTCCTTCTCATAATTCCTGCAAGCCTAATTGGGAAAGATGCACAGCTGATAACCGTTTAAGTCATCCGTTATGCATCCAGCTCTCAGTTTATTAAAGAGTACCCAAATATTACTGTAATCCTGGGATATTGTTAGAGAGGTCAACAAAAATCAGAGGTACAGTACTATTGCCTGAGCCTCTTGGACTTCTGAATAACTTTCTACAGAACAGATAAGCCCTACCAAGCCACCACCATCTCCATGATCTTTCTGGAATGTTGTAAAACATCTTGGAATAGTAATCCCCAAATTCAGGTAGAGTAAATTTCACCATACCATCAAGTTCAAGTGCTGAACCTTCCACTGGCTTTCAGGAATGCTTTTGGAGTAAAAAAAC
The Dysidea avara chromosome 7, odDysAvar1.4, whole genome shotgun sequence genome window above contains:
- the LOC136259583 gene encoding mitochondrial-processing peptidase subunit beta-like, with the protein product MRTIKMAAARVGRFCRPLIRPARKLLLPRGSAASTATNALTYQESLFNVPETKVSQLKNGLAVASEDSGIGTCTVGLWIDSGSRFETLETNGVAHFLEHMAFKGTNRRSQTQLELEIENMGGHLNAYTSREQTAYYAKVFSKDLPQAVDILSDMLLDSTLGEREIQRERSVILREMQEVETQVEEVIFDHLHSIAYQDTPLGWTILGPSENIRSISRKDLVDYISTHYTAPHMVLAAAGGVSHEELVSLAEKHFAGLSSRDEYVDITPCRYTGSETRIRDDDMPYAHVVIAVEGVGWAHPDYIPLMIASMLVGNWDRSLGSGTQMASRLAQHVASGSSARGFMSFNTCYTDTGLWGIYFVADRMHIDDFVWKVQEEWKHICTHVTEAEVARARNVFKTSLFMQLDGSTPVCEDIGRQMLTYGRRIPLPELDYRIEQVDAKAVRDVMARYLRDKSPTVVAIGPIEQLPDYTHIRANMS